One Candidatus Zixiibacteriota bacterium DNA window includes the following coding sequences:
- a CDS encoding MotA/TolQ/ExbB proton channel family protein, protein MDIATLMGLVLAVGAIGGAYLLEGGNPDAVFLTAPILIVLGGTIGATTITTSIRTVLQVPTFLRLAFFGSSHPSNFTIERIVKLAEKARRDGILGLERMLSEISNPFFRKAVQLVVDGTEVTVLREILETEIAYIEDRHRKGIAFFKKAGGFSPTMGILGTVLGLIQALSDTSDASRMAGSIAVAFIATLWGVGLANLFFLPISDKLQMRHEEELAHLELILEGVIALQSGDTPRNVRTRLIGFVAPRHRYQEV, encoded by the coding sequence ATGGATATAGCAACTCTGATGGGATTGGTTCTGGCCGTCGGTGCAATCGGCGGCGCATACTTGCTCGAAGGCGGCAATCCGGACGCAGTGTTTCTCACCGCGCCGATCCTAATCGTGCTCGGCGGCACCATCGGTGCAACCACGATTACAACCTCAATACGTACCGTACTCCAGGTGCCGACTTTTCTCAGGTTGGCCTTTTTCGGCAGTTCGCATCCGTCCAATTTTACTATCGAGAGAATCGTCAAGCTGGCCGAGAAAGCTCGCCGCGACGGTATCTTAGGGTTGGAGCGAATGTTGTCGGAAATCAGCAACCCGTTTTTTCGCAAGGCGGTCCAACTGGTGGTCGATGGTACCGAAGTGACCGTACTTAGAGAGATTCTTGAAACTGAGATTGCGTATATTGAAGATCGTCACCGTAAAGGGATCGCCTTTTTCAAGAAGGCCGGTGGTTTCTCGCCAACTATGGGTATCCTCGGCACCGTGCTGGGATTGATTCAAGCACTCAGCGACACCTCCGATGCGTCGCGCATGGCCGGCTCGATTGCCGTCGCTTTTATCGCCACGTTGTGGGGAGTCGGTCTGGCCAACTTGTTTTTTCTGCCCATTTCCGACAAGTTACAGATGCGTCACGAAGAAGAACTGGCCCATCTGGAACTGATCCTGGAGGGTGTAATCGCGCTTCAGTCCGGTGACACGCCGCGCAATGTCCGCACTCGTCTGATCGGTTTCGTGGCTCCGCGCCATCGTTATCAAGAGGTGTAA
- a CDS encoding sigma-54 dependent transcriptional regulator — translation MKHSVLVVDDDNLVNELVYETLNRAGYDCRTAHSAEEAMAELNDREADIILSDLKMPGMDGIELLKYVKKSSPDVVVIMITAFGTIETAVRAIKLGADDFLIKPVVPETIEHITARASEMLDLRRENAIMKRDLTHKFQNLVGKSTLMKEIFDMVESVADARSTVMITGESGTGKELVARALHYTSNRSSGPFIKLNCAALPENLVEAELFGYEKGAFTDAKKTNRGRFELADGGTLLLDEISEMPLNLQSKLLRVIQEREFERVGSSSTIAVDVRLIATSNRNLKEYINNGRFREDLFYRLNVIPIAISPLDERKEDIPLLVEHFIDKYNRENSRQIMGVDSTALKLLMKYHWPGNVRELENLIERAVVTTRGDTLTEDDFPADLALGPIADDLPSLRVPMKLEEGSKYLILKTLEKFNGNKTKAAEALGITTRTIRNKLAEYRTEEMV, via the coding sequence ATGAAACACTCAGTGTTGGTTGTCGATGACGACAACCTGGTGAATGAACTTGTCTATGAAACGCTCAATCGGGCAGGGTATGATTGCCGCACAGCTCATTCGGCTGAAGAAGCGATGGCCGAGTTGAACGACCGCGAGGCCGACATCATTCTGTCGGATCTAAAAATGCCCGGTATGGATGGTATCGAACTGTTGAAATACGTCAAAAAGTCTTCCCCGGATGTAGTTGTTATCATGATCACAGCCTTTGGGACTATCGAGACAGCGGTTCGGGCCATCAAGTTGGGCGCCGATGATTTTCTTATCAAGCCGGTCGTCCCGGAAACAATCGAGCATATCACGGCGCGCGCTTCCGAGATGCTGGACCTGCGACGCGAGAACGCTATCATGAAGCGCGACCTGACCCACAAATTCCAGAACCTGGTGGGTAAGTCGACCTTGATGAAGGAAATCTTCGATATGGTCGAGTCGGTCGCTGATGCTCGTTCGACTGTGATGATCACCGGCGAGTCCGGGACCGGCAAAGAACTGGTGGCGCGTGCGCTTCACTATACGTCGAACCGAAGCAGTGGTCCTTTCATCAAACTCAACTGCGCGGCACTGCCTGAGAACCTGGTCGAGGCTGAACTATTCGGCTACGAAAAAGGCGCTTTTACCGACGCCAAAAAGACCAACCGGGGTCGCTTTGAATTGGCCGATGGCGGCACGCTGCTACTCGATGAAATCTCAGAGATGCCGTTGAATCTGCAATCCAAGCTGCTCAGAGTAATCCAGGAGCGTGAATTCGAGCGCGTCGGGTCCAGCTCGACAATAGCTGTAGATGTCCGTCTGATTGCTACTTCCAACCGCAATCTAAAGGAATACATTAATAATGGTCGATTCCGCGAAGACCTCTTCTATCGCCTCAATGTAATCCCTATCGCCATCAGCCCATTGGATGAACGCAAGGAAGACATACCGCTCTTGGTCGAGCATTTTATCGACAAGTACAACCGTGAGAATTCTCGCCAGATAATGGGCGTCGATTCGACTGCTCTGAAACTTCTCATGAAGTACCATTGGCCCGGCAATGTGCGTGAACTTGAAAACTTGATCGAGCGGGCGGTTGTAACCACTCGTGGCGACACGCTCACCGAGGATGATTTCCCGGCCGATTTGGCGCTGGGTCCGATTGCCGACGACCTGCCGTCTTTGCGGGTGCCGATGAAACTCGAAGAGGGCAGCAAGTATCTGATACTCAAGACGCTTGAGAAGTTCAACGGCAACAAAACCAAGGCAGCGGAAGCCCTGGGCATTACGACCCGTACCATACGCAACAAATTGGCCGAGTACCGCACCGAAGAAATGGTGTAA
- a CDS encoding DUF4276 family protein: protein MKFLLFCEGKTEKLGLPKLLKRWLDPRLSKPVGIKPVKFTGWNDLYSEAEKKAKLRLKEPDIIAVIAILDLYGPTIYPSHKTSSEERYDWGKQHIEERVGHLKFHQFFAVHEVEAWLLAQPQIFPSEVSKRLPARVAAPETVNFDEPPCVLLQRLYREKTRRTYKKTTHGVELFGVLDPETVRTKCPRFAEMLDEMLRLAKEAGL from the coding sequence GTGAAGTTCCTTCTGTTTTGCGAGGGTAAAACAGAGAAATTGGGCTTGCCAAAACTCCTGAAGCGTTGGTTGGACCCGAGACTCTCAAAACCTGTAGGTATCAAACCTGTAAAGTTCACAGGGTGGAACGATCTATACTCAGAAGCAGAAAAGAAAGCTAAATTGCGACTCAAGGAACCAGATATAATAGCCGTTATTGCCATTCTTGATCTCTACGGACCGACTATCTACCCAAGTCACAAAACTTCATCGGAGGAAAGATACGATTGGGGGAAACAGCATATAGAGGAAAGAGTCGGACATTTGAAATTCCACCAGTTTTTTGCCGTGCATGAGGTCGAAGCCTGGCTTCTTGCCCAACCACAGATATTTCCCAGCGAGGTCAGCAAGCGCTTACCGGCTAGAGTTGCAGCACCTGAAACCGTGAACTTCGACGAACCTCCCTGTGTTTTGCTTCAACGACTGTATCGTGAAAAAACGCGTCGCACATACAAAAAGACAACCCATGGTGTGGAGTTGTTTGGAGTTCTCGATCCTGAAACGGTCCGGACTAAGTGTCCTCGATTCGCAGAGATGCTGGATGAGATGTTGCGACTTGCAAAGGAGGCCGGTCTGTAA
- the flgB gene encoding flagellar basal body rod protein FlgB, which yields MVNKTASFVFNRVGVPKFEKYLDLASFRHKLVGGNVANVSTPGYRTRDIDFNAEFARLTKETDNLAGLTTNNAHLPLGFHSERPPEPDEVKVSEGEMNSVDIDKEISNLAQNELVFTVAARLLKQKFDGLRKAITSR from the coding sequence ATGGTAAACAAGACAGCTAGTTTCGTGTTCAACCGAGTCGGAGTTCCCAAGTTCGAGAAATACCTCGACCTGGCTTCGTTTCGTCACAAACTGGTCGGCGGCAATGTGGCCAATGTATCGACGCCCGGCTATCGCACCCGCGATATCGACTTCAACGCCGAGTTCGCCCGTTTGACCAAAGAGACCGATAATCTGGCCGGACTGACCACGAACAATGCACACCTACCGCTCGGCTTTCACTCCGAACGACCGCCGGAGCCTGATGAGGTGAAGGTTTCCGAAGGTGAGATGAACTCAGTCGACATCGACAAAGAGATATCGAACCTGGCTCAAAACGAGTTGGTGTTTACCGTTGCGGCCAGACTGCTCAAACAGAAATTTGACGGTCTGCGCAAGGCAATAACGAGCAGATAA
- a CDS encoding OmpA family protein → MPRLRRKKSSDDQENHERWLLTYADMITLLLALFIVMYSMSQIDAKRFGKMAEALNGILKGGQTIINQSGEDQFKTGHGVLKLGDLRMIQRQVEEQTEVKGRSEEVLTEITERGLVVHIVESAVFQPGSADLQPAAMQLLDLVYETIRGTPNHIRVEGHTDDAQIKSTRYPSNWELSAARATEVVRYFVSNYNIDEGRISALGYGEFRPIRPNNSIENRALNRRVDIVVLTRELSQKEPSSQLYGEADQ, encoded by the coding sequence ATGCCTCGTCTTCGCCGTAAGAAATCCAGTGATGACCAGGAAAACCACGAACGCTGGCTTTTGACCTACGCCGACATGATCACGCTTTTGTTGGCGTTGTTCATAGTGATGTATTCGATGTCTCAGATAGATGCCAAGCGATTCGGCAAAATGGCCGAGGCGCTCAACGGCATACTCAAAGGTGGGCAGACCATTATCAACCAATCTGGGGAGGACCAGTTCAAGACCGGCCATGGTGTGCTCAAACTGGGCGACCTGCGCATGATCCAGCGTCAGGTTGAGGAGCAGACCGAAGTTAAGGGGCGTTCAGAAGAGGTACTGACCGAAATAACCGAGCGCGGCCTGGTCGTGCATATTGTCGAGTCGGCGGTGTTCCAACCTGGCTCGGCTGACCTGCAACCTGCGGCCATGCAGTTGTTGGACCTGGTCTACGAGACGATCCGAGGTACGCCCAACCACATTCGGGTCGAGGGTCACACTGATGACGCGCAGATAAAGTCGACTCGTTATCCATCCAACTGGGAGCTGTCGGCGGCTCGGGCCACTGAAGTAGTGCGTTACTTCGTAAGCAATTACAATATCGATGAAGGTCGCATCTCGGCGCTTGGCTACGGCGAGTTTCGGCCTATCCGACCCAACAACTCGATTGAGAACCGTGCCCTCAATCGCCGCGTGGATATCGTGGTGCTGACCCGCGAGTTGTCGCAAAAAGAACCGTCCTCGCAATTGTACGGCGAGGCGGATCAATAG
- a CDS encoding AAA family ATPase — translation MKIIGLDVKGFRSLRDIRWEPGNLNVLIGPNATGKSNLLRLLELMAVSAQGRLGKHVQRSGGMEPLVWDGIDDQICVRVKGSSLDKYGDSERKSLTYELILGRIGQSSAYRIDHELLGNFYEVELGQRDQPFKFLERHQFRAHVFDPEEKKLSAPEDQVPEQETLLSFAAGPFSVNELIPRFQEELASWCVYHDIHVNRDAMIRQPSVSRPEKRVEPDGQNLISVLHTLYTDDRDFKKDINSAMNAAFGDDFEELVFSPASDQRIELRVRWKSLKRAQSASDLSDGTLRFLFLLTVLASPSPAPVIAIDEPETGLHPSMLPIVAEYAVEASQRAQIILTTHSPQFLDAFGTTQPVTTVVRWDNGETRLRNFDDDKLAEWLKEYSLGSYFQSGELEEEA, via the coding sequence ATGAAGATAATTGGACTTGATGTAAAGGGATTCAGATCGCTTCGCGACATCAGATGGGAGCCGGGCAATCTAAACGTACTGATTGGACCGAACGCCACCGGCAAGTCAAATCTTTTGAGGCTGCTTGAGCTTATGGCGGTGTCTGCTCAGGGTCGATTGGGAAAACATGTTCAAAGATCCGGTGGCATGGAGCCGCTGGTCTGGGACGGTATTGACGACCAAATCTGTGTGAGAGTAAAGGGCTCGTCCTTGGACAAGTACGGCGACTCTGAAAGGAAATCACTGACCTATGAGTTGATATTGGGCAGAATTGGCCAAAGTAGCGCGTATCGCATCGATCATGAGCTTCTCGGTAACTTCTATGAGGTAGAATTGGGCCAGAGAGACCAGCCTTTTAAGTTTTTGGAGCGGCATCAGTTTCGCGCGCATGTCTTCGACCCTGAGGAGAAAAAGCTCAGTGCCCCGGAAGATCAAGTACCAGAACAAGAGACGTTACTCTCATTTGCCGCTGGTCCATTTTCGGTAAACGAACTGATTCCGAGGTTTCAGGAGGAGTTGGCTTCGTGGTGTGTCTACCACGACATTCACGTTAATCGAGATGCGATGATTCGCCAACCATCGGTGTCAAGGCCCGAAAAGCGAGTAGAACCTGATGGGCAGAACCTGATATCGGTACTCCACACGCTTTACACCGATGACAGGGACTTTAAGAAAGACATAAACTCAGCCATGAATGCGGCTTTTGGGGACGATTTTGAAGAACTTGTGTTTTCACCCGCTTCGGATCAGCGAATCGAGCTGCGTGTGCGGTGGAAAAGCCTCAAGCGTGCGCAATCGGCCTCTGATCTCTCGGACGGTACGCTGAGATTCCTCTTCCTTCTTACCGTGTTAGCTTCGCCTTCACCAGCTCCTGTGATAGCTATTGATGAACCTGAGACTGGGCTACATCCATCTATGCTACCCATCGTGGCTGAATATGCCGTCGAAGCGTCACAACGCGCGCAAATCATATTGACGACGCACTCCCCACAGTTCTTAGACGCCTTTGGCACTACCCAGCCAGTTACAACCGTGGTTAGGTGGGACAATGGCGAGACACGCTTACGGAATTTTGACGATGACAAGTTAGCAGAATGGCTAAAGGAATACTCGCTAGGTTCTTACTTTCAATCTGGTGAGTTGGAGGAAGAGGCGTGA
- a CDS encoding chemotaxis response regulator protein-glutamate methylesterase, producing MKVLVVDDSAFMRKALSMMLESDPGIKVIGTARDGEEGIEKVRNLKPDLVTIDIEMPRMDGLAALREIMNTCPLPVMMISSLTTDGASATLDALEMGAVDFIPKQLSFVSLDIVKIKDELLAKIKDIARRKNVLMACARRANFARLTDTRTKPSSTRPSRRVVSPTVPIKSLRKRNHLIGLVAVGSSTGGPPALQNIIPRLPRNLPVGIVIAQHMPATFTTSLAERLDKLSKLSVKEAEDGDKIEPGTVLVAPGGRQMTIKRSTRGANVHVGDQPTSALYKPCVDVMMNSVVNAYGSSTMGVILTGMGSNGVAGLKNVKSKGGVVLAQNEETCVVYGMPRAAVEAGVTDHIVPIEIVADEIMTYF from the coding sequence ATCAAAGTACTTGTGGTTGACGATTCCGCTTTCATGCGGAAGGCTTTATCGATGATGCTGGAGTCCGATCCCGGCATCAAAGTCATCGGTACTGCGCGCGACGGGGAAGAGGGTATCGAAAAAGTTCGCAATCTCAAGCCCGACCTGGTCACGATAGATATCGAGATGCCGCGTATGGACGGACTGGCGGCTTTGCGTGAAATCATGAACACCTGCCCACTGCCGGTAATGATGATTTCATCACTGACCACCGACGGCGCCAGCGCTACTCTTGACGCTCTGGAAATGGGTGCGGTCGACTTCATCCCCAAGCAGTTATCGTTTGTCAGTCTTGACATCGTCAAGATCAAAGATGAACTCCTGGCCAAAATCAAAGACATCGCCCGCCGCAAAAACGTGCTCATGGCCTGCGCTCGACGAGCCAACTTCGCCCGGCTTACCGACACTCGCACAAAGCCGTCATCGACACGACCATCTCGTCGGGTGGTCAGCCCTACTGTTCCGATCAAATCACTAAGAAAACGAAATCACCTCATCGGACTGGTAGCGGTCGGATCATCAACCGGTGGACCGCCGGCCTTGCAGAATATCATCCCGCGACTCCCGCGCAATCTGCCGGTCGGCATCGTGATTGCACAGCACATGCCGGCGACATTTACGACATCGTTGGCCGAACGACTGGATAAACTGTCCAAGCTGTCGGTAAAGGAAGCAGAGGACGGCGACAAAATAGAACCGGGTACCGTGCTGGTTGCTCCCGGCGGAAGACAGATGACGATAAAACGCAGTACGCGGGGAGCCAATGTCCACGTCGGCGACCAGCCGACCAGCGCTCTGTACAAACCGTGTGTAGATGTAATGATGAATTCGGTCGTTAACGCCTACGGCAGTTCGACCATGGGCGTGATCCTCACCGGGATGGGCAGCAATGGTGTGGCCGGACTGAAAAACGTCAAGTCCAAGGGGGGGGTAGTACTCGCACAAAACGAAGAGACCTGTGTAGTCTACGGTATGCCACGGGCCGCTGTCGAAGCCGGTGTTACCGACCATATCGTTCCGATCGAAATCGTTGCCGACGAAATCATGACATACTTCTGA
- the flgC gene encoding flagellar basal body rod protein FlgC, translated as MAGILNAIEVSSQGLSIQRARMNTVARNIANAETTRTEEGGPYRRRRVLVEEEKVRTGFRNLIKHAGTQLSRTSKKHIPAHSNLVTRNVETPTVDFDEAVDTESNFKIVHDPSHPDADAEGYVEMPDVEIVTEMVDMMAATRAYEANTVAISAAKKMAESAMDI; from the coding sequence ATGGCCGGTATACTCAACGCTATCGAGGTATCATCGCAGGGTCTCTCCATTCAGCGTGCCCGGATGAATACCGTGGCCCGCAACATCGCTAACGCCGAAACCACGCGCACCGAAGAAGGCGGGCCCTACCGTCGTCGTCGCGTACTGGTGGAAGAAGAGAAAGTCCGGACCGGATTTCGTAATTTGATCAAACATGCCGGTACCCAGCTTTCGCGCACAAGTAAGAAACATATACCGGCGCACTCGAATTTGGTGACGCGCAATGTTGAAACGCCTACGGTCGACTTCGATGAAGCCGTCGATACCGAGTCGAACTTCAAGATAGTGCATGATCCGTCTCATCCCGATGCCGACGCTGAAGGATACGTCGAGATGCCGGATGTTGAAATTGTTACCGAGATGGTAGACATGATGGCCGCCACGCGTGCCTATGAGGCCAACACGGTGGCTATATCGGCGGCCAAGAAGATGGCCGAGTCTGCAATGGATATCTAA
- the fliE gene encoding flagellar hook-basal body complex protein FliE produces MGIGINNTQRLVPGLIERPGGKIVDLPKDETVKQANFTEMLSGLVNNVNELHDESGRIQQAFLAGEPVELHQIMIKAEQAGIATDLLLEIRNKLMTAYNEIMRMPL; encoded by the coding sequence ATGGGCATAGGCATCAACAACACTCAGCGGCTTGTCCCCGGTCTCATCGAGCGTCCCGGCGGCAAAATTGTCGACCTGCCGAAAGATGAAACTGTCAAGCAGGCCAATTTCACCGAGATGCTGAGTGGATTGGTGAATAACGTCAATGAGCTGCACGACGAATCGGGCCGGATTCAACAGGCCTTCCTGGCCGGTGAGCCGGTCGAGTTGCACCAGATCATGATCAAGGCCGAACAGGCCGGTATTGCCACCGACCTGCTTTTGGAGATACGAAACAAGTTAATGACCGCTTACAATGAAATAATGCGCATGCCACTGTAG
- a CDS encoding ATP-binding protein has product MDDKERTAVLTTEDTEDVSRFTESYASFNRIVNSLQRKYIELQKEFTNQNEELAKANRQLIKLSRVQADITSFLNSILDSLSAGVIAVDQSGRVTHFNPVAARIMEIPHDVPLGKLYRDCINPGHPSEANALRAAETGREVSAQEKEIVVSSGATRQLSVSTTILRDQDGQASGAVELFQDVTKTRKMESELARLNTMAALGEMAATVAHEVRNPLSAIAGFAGLLSREFDENDPRKATAGKITQGVERLNQTVETLLNYSRFQEISRHEVVHHDFVLSTIEQYRRENQNRLPNLQVRVEEFEPTEAAHTITNLDTVLYRQVLINILDNAVQALNGSGEGEIRVRSRLWTSEEAARVSSQHVVLDVDETILETIISDNGPGIDPEHVDKVLAPFFSTRPDGNGLGLAMAWKIMKTHAGDILVQSSSVGGAAFHLLLPTRINHHKREQSK; this is encoded by the coding sequence ATGGATGACAAGGAAAGAACAGCCGTACTGACAACCGAAGATACCGAGGATGTGTCTCGTTTCACCGAGTCGTATGCTTCGTTCAACCGCATCGTGAACTCCCTGCAGCGAAAATACATTGAGTTGCAAAAGGAGTTCACCAATCAGAACGAGGAACTGGCCAAGGCCAATCGGCAGCTAATCAAGCTGAGCCGTGTTCAGGCAGATATCACCAGTTTTCTCAACAGCATTCTGGATTCACTGTCAGCCGGTGTTATTGCCGTTGATCAGTCCGGGCGAGTCACACACTTCAATCCAGTGGCTGCGAGAATTATGGAAATCCCACATGACGTGCCATTGGGGAAACTGTACCGGGACTGTATCAATCCGGGTCATCCCTCTGAGGCCAACGCACTGCGGGCAGCCGAGACCGGCCGCGAAGTGTCGGCCCAGGAAAAAGAGATCGTAGTCTCCTCGGGCGCCACCCGGCAGTTGTCGGTTTCCACAACGATCTTGAGGGACCAGGATGGGCAGGCCAGCGGGGCTGTGGAACTGTTTCAGGATGTCACCAAAACGCGCAAGATGGAATCGGAACTGGCCAGATTGAACACTATGGCGGCGTTGGGTGAAATGGCCGCGACTGTAGCGCACGAGGTCCGCAATCCGCTCTCGGCTATCGCCGGTTTTGCCGGATTGTTGAGTCGTGAGTTTGACGAAAACGATCCACGGAAGGCCACGGCCGGAAAAATCACACAAGGGGTCGAGCGGCTGAACCAGACGGTCGAGACACTCTTGAATTATAGTCGCTTTCAGGAGATTAGTCGACACGAGGTTGTGCATCACGATTTTGTATTGTCGACGATTGAACAATACCGACGTGAAAACCAGAATCGCCTGCCTAATCTGCAGGTTCGCGTGGAAGAATTTGAACCTACAGAAGCGGCCCATACCATCACCAATCTGGACACCGTGCTCTACCGGCAGGTTCTCATAAATATACTCGACAATGCCGTCCAAGCCCTCAATGGCTCGGGCGAGGGCGAGATTAGGGTTCGGTCCCGCTTGTGGACGTCTGAAGAGGCGGCCCGGGTGTCCAGCCAGCATGTAGTGCTTGATGTCGATGAGACAATTTTGGAAACAATCATCTCAGATAACGGTCCCGGGATTGATCCGGAGCATGTTGACAAGGTGCTTGCTCCGTTTTTCTCCACTCGTCCCGACGGGAACGGGCTCGGGCTGGCGATGGCCTGGAAGATAATGAAAACGCACGCGGGTGATATCCTGGTTCAATCGAGTTCTGTGGGGGGGGCGGCTTTCCACCTGTTGCTACCCACCAGAATCAATCACCACAAGAGGGAGCAATCCAAATGA